The Streptomyces sp. NBC_00162 sequence TCTGCATCTCCTGCCGGAAGTCGCCGAGGGCCGCGTCCTGGGTACGGGTGAGGACCGCCTCCCGGTTGAGCCAGTACGCGATCCCCGAAGCGGAGACCGCGGCCGTCAGCGCGACCAGCGCGAACACCACGAGGAGCCGCAGCCGCAGGCTGGTCCAGCGCCGGCCCGCGAACAGAGCTCTGATCACTGCGGGGAGTCCAGCCGGTAGCCGACGCCCCGGACCGTACGGATCAGGGTCGGGGAGGACGGCACTTCCTCCACCTTGGCGCGCAGCCGCTGCACACAGGCGTCCACGAGCCGCGAGTCACCCAGGTAGTCGTGCTCCCAGACCAGGCGGAGCAACTGCTGGCGGGAGAGCGCCTGTCCGGGACGGCGGCTCAGCTCCAGCAGCAGCCGCAGCTCGGTCGGGGTGAGCTGGAGGTCCTCGCCGTTCTTCGTCACCGTCATGGCGGCGCGGTCGATGACCAGGGAGCCGAAGCTCGCCGAGTCGCTGGACTCGCGTTCGCCGCGGCGCAGCACGGCCCGGATGCGGGCGTCGAGGACCCGCCCCTGGACAGGCTTGACCACGTAGTCGTCGGCACCGGACTCCAGGCCGACGACCACGTCGATGTCGTCGCTGCGCGCGGTGAGCAGGATGATCGGCAGCTGGTCGGTGCGGCGGATCCGCCGGCACACCTCGAAGCCGTCGATCCCGGGCAGCATCACGTCCAGCACGATCAGATCCGGCCGCTGCTCGCGCAGCAGTTTCAGGCCGTCCTCGCCCGTCGCCGCGGTGGCCACACGGTGGCCCTGGCGAGACAGGGAGAGTTCGAGGGCCGTGCGGATGGCGTCGTCGTCCTCGATCAGCAACAGGAAAGGCACGGGGTCATTCTGTCCCATCGGCAGTCGGGAGTTCGACCGGCGGGGGCACGCGATCTCGCCGGGCCCCGGCGGAGGTGGCTGTGACAGGCCTGTGACAGTCGACGGACACCCCGGTTAAGTCGGCCGGGCAGGCTTCTACCAACACCGAAGCACAGCAACGGACCGAAGCAGACTCCACGACGGGGGGCGCGAGATGAACACGCTGCACAGCACCACCACCAGCGCGGTTGTCACGCGGCTGCACGATGTGAACCGCCGGGCGGGTGTCCGTACGGTTGCGGTCGCCCGCCCCCGGCCTTCACATGTCGTAGCCATTGACGCGAAGCAGTACCAGGCGGTTCCCGCACAGCACACCCCGTCCTCCACGTCCGAGGCGGAGTTCACGGCGTACGTCCAGGAGCGCCGGGCCGCCCTGTACGCGACGGCCTTCCACCTCACCGGCGACCGCCACGAGGCCGAGGACCTGCTGCAGAGCGCGCTGTTCTCCACGTACCGCGCCTGGGACCGGATCACCGACAAGGCGGCCGTGGGCGGGTACCTGCGCCGCACGATGACGAACCTGCACATCAGTGCGTGGCGCCGGCGGAAGCTGAACGAGTACCCGACGGAGGAGCTGCCGGAGACGGCCTCCGACACGGACGCGATGCGCGGTACGGAGCTGCGCGCGGTGCTGTGGCAGGCGCTGACCCGGATCCCGGAGCCGCAGCGCACGATGCTGGTGCTGCGGTACTACGAGGGCCGCACGGACCCGGAGATCGCCGAGATCCTGGGGATCAGCGTCGGCACGGTGAAGTCGAGCATCTGGCGCTCGCTGCGGCGCCTGCGCGAGGACGAGGCGCTGAGCTTCGGCCGCGACGAGGCGGAGTCCTTCGAGGAGCTCGTCGCGTAAGTCGCATAACAAGAGCCATCGGGCCAGGGGGCCCGTCCTACGGGGGTGGGACGGGGGCCGCGGGGGGAAGAGGCGGGATCAAGCGGACGGGGGTCCGCCTGATCCCGCCTTTTCACGTCCGCGG is a genomic window containing:
- the afsQ1 gene encoding two-component system response regulator AfsQ1; the protein is MPFLLLIEDDDAIRTALELSLSRQGHRVATAATGEDGLKLLREQRPDLIVLDVMLPGIDGFEVCRRIRRTDQLPIILLTARSDDIDVVVGLESGADDYVVKPVQGRVLDARIRAVLRRGERESSDSASFGSLVIDRAAMTVTKNGEDLQLTPTELRLLLELSRRPGQALSRQQLLRLVWEHDYLGDSRLVDACVQRLRAKVEEVPSSPTLIRTVRGVGYRLDSPQ
- a CDS encoding SigE family RNA polymerase sigma factor gives rise to the protein MNTLHSTTTSAVVTRLHDVNRRAGVRTVAVARPRPSHVVAIDAKQYQAVPAQHTPSSTSEAEFTAYVQERRAALYATAFHLTGDRHEAEDLLQSALFSTYRAWDRITDKAAVGGYLRRTMTNLHISAWRRRKLNEYPTEELPETASDTDAMRGTELRAVLWQALTRIPEPQRTMLVLRYYEGRTDPEIAEILGISVGTVKSSIWRSLRRLREDEALSFGRDEAESFEELVA